The following are encoded together in the Bacteroidales bacterium MB20-C3-3 genome:
- a CDS encoding S46 family peptidase — MKKLLLFVVLFFVSISNLNADEGMWLPSLIKERIPDMKKNGFKLTAKALYDINKASLKDAIVHFGGGCTGELISPDGLLITNHHCGFGQIQSHSSVQNDYLKDGFWAMTREAELPNKGLTVRFLVRMDDVTETVLKGVSNSSDEKERDKIIRANSEKLIEQAKKGTHYDARVEGLYYGNQYFIFIYETFTDVRLVGAPPSSIGKFGGDTDNWMWPRHTGDFSLFRIYAGKDNKPAPYSKENVPYKPKKFFTLSVAGVNEGDFTLVYGYPGRTQEYLHSEAVRYISNISNPHKINLRTLRLNIQQEEMSASQEVRIKYASKNASVANAWKKWQGEAKGILKMNTVETKRGFEAEFAKWAADRPHYKGLTDSLFNIYKVLEPYAFANDYQMEAVNANEIIRFAGVIKNAILRNSKMSPEVSARNIQEIVNDHFKNYHSNIDKRSFKALINEYSKNVPADFQPEYFKDLLKRHGSTEKIVESIFENSLFASQEKMNEALKNGIDAGEFDNDPALVFQQAFNDFFNEIIRPKLDSYNSRLALLYRCYMRGQMEFDTERDFYPDANSTLRITYGKVSGYSPSDAVYYKHNSTLDGIMEKDNPNIYDYDIPQKLRDVYKAKDFGRWEVNGTVPVCFIATNHTSGGNSGSPVLNSSGELIGINFDRVWEGTMSDIVYDPEICRNISLDIRYVLFVIDKVAGAGHLIEEMKLVNN; from the coding sequence ATGAAGAAATTATTGCTATTTGTAGTTCTATTTTTTGTATCAATCTCAAACCTCAATGCAGATGAGGGTATGTGGTTACCCTCTCTAATCAAAGAGAGGATACCTGATATGAAAAAAAACGGATTCAAGCTTACTGCTAAAGCCCTGTATGATATTAATAAAGCTTCTTTGAAAGACGCAATTGTCCATTTTGGAGGCGGATGTACAGGAGAACTTATTTCCCCTGATGGTCTGCTAATTACAAATCATCATTGCGGATTTGGCCAAATTCAATCACACAGTAGCGTGCAAAATGATTATCTAAAAGATGGGTTTTGGGCTATGACAAGAGAGGCTGAATTGCCAAATAAAGGGCTAACTGTAAGGTTTTTAGTAAGAATGGATGATGTTACTGAAACCGTTTTAAAAGGTGTATCGAATAGTAGTGATGAGAAGGAGAGAGATAAAATAATCAGAGCTAATTCTGAAAAACTGATAGAACAGGCAAAAAAGGGAACTCACTATGATGCAAGAGTGGAGGGACTATATTACGGAAATCAATACTTCATATTCATTTATGAAACATTTACTGATGTAAGACTTGTTGGCGCCCCTCCTTCATCGATCGGAAAATTCGGCGGAGATACAGACAACTGGATGTGGCCCAGGCACACAGGAGACTTCTCTCTTTTCAGAATTTATGCTGGAAAAGATAACAAACCTGCTCCTTACTCAAAAGAGAATGTTCCGTATAAACCTAAAAAATTCTTTACACTTTCTGTTGCTGGCGTAAATGAAGGTGATTTTACTCTTGTATATGGTTACCCAGGAAGAACTCAGGAATATTTGCATAGTGAAGCTGTTAGGTATATATCAAATATTTCAAATCCACATAAAATAAATCTACGAACACTAAGACTTAATATACAGCAAGAAGAGATGTCTGCCAGTCAGGAGGTTAGGATTAAGTATGCATCTAAAAATGCCTCAGTTGCTAACGCTTGGAAAAAATGGCAGGGAGAAGCAAAGGGGATTTTAAAAATGAATACAGTTGAGACAAAGAGAGGTTTTGAGGCCGAATTTGCAAAATGGGCCGCTGACAGACCTCATTATAAAGGATTAACAGACAGCTTATTCAATATTTATAAAGTTTTGGAGCCTTACGCTTTTGCTAATGACTACCAGATGGAGGCTGTTAATGCCAATGAAATTATAAGATTTGCCGGAGTTATTAAGAATGCAATTCTTAGAAATTCAAAAATGAGCCCTGAGGTAAGTGCAAGAAATATCCAGGAAATAGTAAATGATCATTTTAAAAATTATCACTCTAATATTGATAAGAGATCATTTAAGGCTCTCATTAATGAATACAGCAAGAATGTACCCGCTGATTTCCAGCCGGAATATTTTAAAGATCTTTTAAAGAGACACGGCTCTACTGAAAAGATTGTTGAATCTATTTTTGAAAACTCTCTCTTTGCTTCTCAGGAAAAGATGAATGAGGCATTGAAAAATGGTATTGATGCCGGAGAGTTTGACAATGATCCGGCTCTTGTTTTTCAACAAGCATTTAATGACTTTTTCAACGAAATAATAAGGCCTAAGCTTGATAGTTATAATTCAAGACTTGCATTGTTGTACAGATGCTATATGAGAGGACAAATGGAATTTGATACAGAGAGAGATTTTTATCCTGATGCAAATTCAACACTAAGAATAACCTATGGGAAAGTTAGCGGCTATTCACCTTCAGATGCTGTATACTATAAACATAACTCCACTTTGGATGGGATTATGGAGAAGGATAATCCAAATATTTATGACTATGATATTCCTCAAAAATTGCGAGATGTATATAAAGCTAAAGATTTTGGCAGATGGGAGGTAAATGGAACAGTACCGGTTTGTTTTATTGCAACTAATCATACTTCAGGCGGAAATTCAGGAAGTCCAGTATTAAATTCATCCGGAGAGCTTATTGGAATTAATTTTGACAGGGTGTGGGAGGGGACAATGAGTGATATAGTATATGATCCTGAAATATGCAGGAATATATCACTTGACATCAGATATGTTCTGTTTGTTATTGATAAAGTAGCAGGTGCTGGACATCTTATTGAAGAGATGAAACTGGTTAATAATTGA
- a CDS encoding EamA family transporter, producing the protein MNIIYLIIHILFAIGMFLSLKIINSKNVNKFQAITINYIVAFIMTSITYDKPVLDAFGTMTQPLLISSLWVGFLFILSFILMSFSTVNAGIGITTALNKMAVVIPVLVGVFYLGQRDNIILKTTGIFLAIISFILILFKENESRIKLKSLLLPLSVFLVSGLIDTSMEVVNHKFVNTGNPQELFLMGIFATAALLGVGTVIYDLMINRSHMKLNFKPSLWGSVMGVFNFLVSKMILVNVGLMGGSVVFPVHNASVVMLTALAGVFFFKEYFTKKQWIGVVVAIVSVLMIAVTI; encoded by the coding sequence ATGAATATTATATACCTGATAATCCATATTTTATTTGCAATAGGGATGTTTCTATCCCTAAAAATAATTAATTCCAAGAATGTCAATAAGTTTCAGGCAATAACTATTAACTACATTGTTGCATTTATAATGACATCAATTACTTATGACAAACCGGTATTGGATGCATTTGGAACGATGACACAGCCTTTGCTGATATCCTCTTTGTGGGTTGGTTTTTTGTTTATACTATCGTTTATTCTGATGTCATTCTCTACTGTCAATGCTGGTATCGGCATAACTACAGCATTAAATAAAATGGCTGTTGTAATACCTGTACTGGTAGGAGTATTCTATTTAGGACAAAGAGATAATATTATTCTAAAGACTACAGGTATATTCCTTGCTATAATCTCATTTATATTAATCCTTTTTAAGGAGAACGAAAGTAGAATAAAACTTAAATCCCTGTTATTACCTCTCTCTGTCTTTCTGGTTTCAGGTTTGATTGATACCTCAATGGAAGTGGTAAATCACAAATTTGTTAACACCGGGAATCCCCAGGAGCTCTTTCTTATGGGTATTTTTGCAACTGCAGCATTACTGGGAGTTGGCACTGTTATTTATGACTTAATGATAAACAGAAGTCACATGAAATTGAATTTTAAGCCAAGTTTATGGGGCTCGGTTATGGGAGTCTTTAACTTTCTTGTATCCAAAATGATCCTTGTAAATGTTGGATTAATGGGAGGGTCAGTCGTATTTCCTGTTCATAACGCATCAGTAGTAATGCTCACAGCACTTGCCGGAGTGTTTTTCTTCAAGGAGTACTTCACAAAAAAACAGTGGATTGGAGTTGTAGTTGCAATAGTCTCTGTCTTGATGATTGCAGTAACTATTTAA
- a CDS encoding amidophosphoribosyltransferase produces MGGLFGVVSKERCTTDLFYGTDYHSHLGTRRGGMATRNSEGHFSRSIHNLENSHFRNKFEDELKKFDGNSGIGVISDTDPQPMIINSHLGKFAIATVGKINNIIDLETQLIDKGRNFTELSSGKTNPTELTSILITEGKSFTEGIKVAQDKIKGSSSILLLCSDGIIASRDKYGRTPLVIGRKDGSTAVASETCAFLNLGYEEEYYLGPGEIVLITEDGYKQLSPPGKKMQICSFLWVYYGYPTSSYEKINVDDVRYSLGYLLGSKDKTELDISSAIPDSGTCMAIGFASGKKIPYRCAIVKYTPTWPRSFMPSDQSVRNLVAKMKLIPNKSLLREKKIAFCDDSIVRGTQLGDNAKTLLDYGAREIHIRISCPPLVYPCPFLNFSASRSPLELITRRYIQEKEGSHEVNLDKYSNENSLEYKEMVEYIRKELKLSSLQFNSINDLIKSIGLDKSSVCTHCFDGTSCGD; encoded by the coding sequence ATGGGCGGACTTTTTGGTGTAGTTTCAAAGGAGAGATGTACAACAGATCTTTTTTACGGTACAGATTATCACTCCCACTTGGGTACAAGAAGAGGAGGCATGGCTACAAGAAACAGTGAGGGTCACTTTTCAAGGTCAATACATAATCTGGAGAACTCTCACTTCAGAAATAAATTTGAAGATGAACTCAAAAAATTTGACGGAAACTCAGGTATTGGTGTAATTAGCGATACAGACCCTCAACCAATGATTATTAACTCCCATCTTGGAAAATTTGCAATTGCCACAGTTGGGAAAATTAATAATATAATTGATCTAGAGACACAGCTCATTGACAAAGGAAGAAATTTTACTGAACTGAGCTCAGGTAAAACTAATCCTACAGAACTTACATCCATTTTAATAACAGAAGGGAAGAGTTTTACAGAAGGGATTAAAGTGGCTCAGGATAAAATCAAAGGCTCATCTTCAATATTACTATTGTGCTCAGATGGCATTATTGCATCAAGAGACAAATATGGCAGAACACCTTTGGTGATTGGAAGAAAAGATGGCTCTACTGCTGTTGCCTCAGAGACATGCGCATTTTTAAACCTTGGTTATGAAGAGGAGTATTATCTCGGCCCGGGAGAGATTGTTTTAATAACAGAAGATGGTTACAAACAGCTTTCACCTCCCGGAAAGAAAATGCAAATATGCTCATTTTTATGGGTATACTATGGTTACCCAACAAGTTCGTACGAAAAAATTAATGTAGACGATGTGAGATATTCTCTGGGCTATTTATTAGGATCTAAAGATAAAACAGAACTAGATATTTCATCTGCAATTCCAGACTCAGGTACTTGTATGGCTATTGGTTTTGCCTCAGGAAAAAAGATCCCGTACAGATGTGCAATTGTTAAATATACACCTACATGGCCAAGGAGTTTCATGCCATCTGACCAGTCTGTCAGAAACTTAGTGGCAAAAATGAAACTTATCCCAAATAAGAGTTTACTAAGGGAAAAGAAAATTGCTTTTTGCGATGATTCAATTGTAAGAGGTACACAGCTGGGTGATAATGCTAAAACACTTCTGGACTATGGTGCAAGAGAAATCCATATTAGAATTAGCTGTCCACCACTAGTTTACCCATGTCCGTTTTTAAATTTTTCTGCTTCAAGGTCACCACTTGAATTAATTACCAGAAGATACATACAGGAGAAAGAGGGATCACACGAGGTAAATCTGGATAAATATTCAAATGAAAATTCCTTAGAATATAAAGAGATGGTTGAGTACATTCGAAAAGAGTTAAAACTGTCAAGTCTTCAATTCAATTCCATTAATGATTTAATAAAATCAATAGGACTTGATAAATCCTCGGTTTGCACTCATTGTTTTGACGGAACAAGTTGTGGGGATTGA
- a CDS encoding RNA-binding protein has product MNIFVSSLSFRAKKEDLAELFAPFGEVISARIIFNRETRRSKGYGFVEMPNESEGNAAIAALNGSEHMGRTINVAIANERPPREE; this is encoded by the coding sequence ATGAACATTTTTGTTTCAAGTTTGAGTTTCCGAGCTAAAAAAGAGGATTTAGCCGAACTTTTCGCACCATTTGGCGAAGTTATATCTGCCAGAATAATATTCAATCGCGAAACCCGCCGCTCAAAAGGCTACGGATTCGTTGAAATGCCTAACGAATCAGAGGGTAATGCAGCAATTGCGGCACTTAACGGTTCTGAGCATATGGGTAGAACAATCAATGTTGCTATTGCAAACGAAAGGCCACCCAGAGAAGAATAG